The DNA window CCAGAGGTCTTCCGGAGTGCGGTTAGCGGCCAGAACGCGGTCGATCGGGCCGAGCGCGGCATCGAGGAAGTCCAGCGCGTGCGGCCCGACGTCGGCGAGCGCGCCGTCGTGGTGGCGCCAGGAGGAGTCCCGGTAGCCGTCGCCGAGCAGGGCGCCGGACAGCCAGCGCGCCGCCCCGCCCCGCCAGCCGCCCGCCGCGGCGAGCCCGGACAGCCATTCCTGCGCGGCCATCGTGTAGCGGAGCGTGAGCAGCACGAGCGCCGCCACTCCGGCGCCCTCGACCGCGTCGGCGAGCCGCGTCGCCGTGGCGAGGTCCGGCGCGATCGGCTTCTCCAGGATCAGGTGCTTGCCCCGTTCCGCCGCGAGCACGCCCAGCTCGGCCTGCACCGCGGGCGGCACCGCGAACGCCACCGCGTCGACCTGGTCCAGCAGCTCGTCGAAACTCGTCGACACGCTCGCGCCGTACTGCTCGGACAGGGGCCGCGCGGCCTCCTCGCGGCGAGCCCAGACCGTCGTCAGCGTCGTACCGGGGTGATCGGCCAGCCCGGGCGCGTGCGTCGAAATCGCCCACGGCCCAGCACCGACCAACCCGACCCTCAACGGCTCATCCATGGCGCGCATCTTGCCTCACCCGAACGCGACAACCCCACCCGCCCACCTGCAGTTCGCGGGCTAAACGTCGCCCGCCACCTACCCCAGACCCGCCCGCCTGCCTACCGTCCGAGTGCCGCGAGGTCCGGGCCGGAGGCCCGGCCATTGCCAACCTGACCACCACTGCGATCCGGTGCGCCCCGCGCGCCGGGAGCGTGCAGTCGCGCGCAGGGCCCCTGGGCCCTCTAAATTTGCGATGGCAGGGCGCACCCCGCGACCAACCGGCGGGTCACCTCGGGTGCCGCGCCCTGGCAGCGCAAATTTTGCCGCGCGATATTCAGTACGAGTAGAAGCCGCGGCTGGACTTCTTGCCGAGCAGGCCCGCGTCGACCATGCGCAGCAGCAGCGGGGGCGGCGAGTACAGCGGTTCCTTGAACTCGGTGTACATCGATTCGGCGATGGCCTTGACGGTGTCGAGGCCGATCAGGTCGGCCAGGCGCAGCGGGCCCATCGGGTGCGCGGTGCCCAGTTCCATGCCGCGGTCGATGTCCTCGGCCGAGGCGAACCCGGACTCGATCATCCGGATCGCGGACAGCAGGTACGGGATCAGCAGCGAGTTCACGATGAACCCGGCGCGGTCCTGCGAGCGGATCACGGTCTTGCGCAGCGTCTCGGTGGCGTGCGCCTCGGCGCGGGCGATGGTTTCCTCGCCGGTCAGCAGCGACGGCACCAGCTCGACGAGCGGCAGCACGGGCACCGGGTTGAAGAAGTGGATGCCCACCACGTGCGCCGGGCGCCCGGTGGCCATCCCGAGCTTCATGATCGGGATCGACGAGGTGTTGGACGCGAAGATCGCGTCCTCGCTGGTGACGATCTTGTCGAGCTTGGCGAACACGTCGAGCTTCGCCTGCTCCTGTTCGAGGATCGCCTCGACGACGAGATCGCGGTCGGCGAAGGCCTCGAGATCGGTGGTGAAGGTGAGCCTGCCGAGCGCGGCGTCCGCGTCGGCCTCGCTGAGCTTGCCGTTCTTCACGCCGCGTTGCAGCGACTTCTCGATGCGCGCGCGCCCGGCGTCGAGCGCGGGCTGGCTCACCTCGGTGACCGCGACGTCCAGTCCGGCCTTGGCGTGCACCTCGGCGATGCCGGAGCCCATCAGCCCGGCACCGACCACGCCCACCTGTTCGATACCCGGCATCGCTGGCTCCCTTGTCTGGTCATGGCGAAGAAGGACAGGGCGAGACACGAGGGTGGGTCCGGGCGTGGTGCCCTGGTCCCACCCTCGTGTGAACTCGCCTCAACGGCGGTATTCGTCGTACCCGTCGTACGGGTCCTCGTCGTACCGCTTGTCGTCCTCGTGCCTGTCGTCAGAGGAACTACTGGACAGCTCGCGCTGCAAAGCATCGAAATCGGTGTCGTGAGTGCTGTACTTGAGCTCTCGCGCCACCTTCGTCTGCTTGGCCTTAGCCCGGCCGCGCCCCATGGCTCGACCCCCTCGCACAGGGGCGGGGCGGCCGGGGGAAACGGCGGCCCCGCATCGTCTCGACAACTATTTCCTGTGCACACCGTACCGTGTCGCAGGGGTCCCGTGCGACGTGGCACCGTGTGCCGGTCGTGACAGTCCTCTCGGGACGCCGGATCGAGCGCGGCACCGGACCGCGTCGCGACGGTCCGTGACGGTCGTTGCGCCGGTCGGTGGTGTTCCGGCCAGGTCTCCGTGCCACGATTCAGGGGTGCTCCGTCCCTTCGTGGCGTACTTGCGGGTCTACGAACCGCTGTCGGCCTTCGGCGAACCTCCCGGCAGGCCGCTGCTCGACGCGGTCAAGGCCGCCAAGCTGACCAGGGGAACCGTTGGCGAGCGCGAGCAGCGGATGTGGCTCAAATCACAAACCGCGGCACCGGTGCGCCTGCTCCCCGCCGAGCTGGCCGACGGCAAGGCCGCGCCGAGCACCCGTACCGACGTCCTGGTCCTCGACCCCGCCGACGTGCCCAGCGGCGGCGCGGCGAGCGAGCCGTACGTGTGCCCGCTGGAGCTGCGCGCGAGGTCGGCCGCCGCGCTCGTGAACTTCCTCGGCGACGCTCATCCGACGCTGCGCGCGTCGATCCTCTCGGCGGGAGGCGTGACCGCCGAGACGGTGCGTAGCCGCACCACCTCGGCACTCGGCGAGCTGCTCCGGCCCGCCGTCCACGTGCTGTCGACGACCTGGACGGTGCCGCTGCCGTGGTTCGCGATCGTCGAACCCGAGGAGCGCAAGCTGGTGCTGGGCAAGGGCAGGCAGGATCCGGCGCGCGAGCTGTCGTGGCGGGTCGCCATGTCGGACGCGGTCATCCGGGTCGCCGAGGCGCAGGACCTGGTGGAGAACACCCTCGGCGAGTCCGGCCCGGCGCGGATCCTCGCCGAGACCGGCCAGTGGCTGGACAACTTCGACGACGACGCCGTGATCGAACTCGACTACGGCGGGCTCGTGCAGCTCCTCGACGACGAGACGCTCAGCTCGGACCACTCGGCGGAGGACGTGCACGGCATCCTCGACGCGCTGCGGACCGGCAACGTGGAACGGCTCGGCGGCCTGTTCAGCAAGCTCCGCGAGTACTGGGCCGGCCTGGCGAGCCAGGAACACCACAACTGACCGATCACCCGAGGCGAGCGCGGAGTTCGCCGACGGGTTCGCCGCCGCCGAGGACCGGGTCGAGGCCGGGCAGCCCGGACGCGGCGTCCGCCGAGAGGGCGCCGAGCCGCCGGAGCGCGGCGACGAGCACCGGCATCCTGGCGCGCGGGTTCCCGTCGTCGATCTTGAGCGCGATCGAGGTGCCGTCGGCGAGTGCGACCGCGTGCACGCCCTCGGCGCCTCCTTTCGCGAGCAGCCCGTCGACACCGCGCATGAGCGCGGTGTCCTCCCTGCCGGTGCCCGCGACCAGCCACGGGTGCGCGCGCATCGCGTCGGCGATCCGGGTGCCCGGTGCGCCAGCGGCCCCGGTCACCAGCCGTCCGAAGGCCCGCGCGAGCCCGGTCAGCGAGTAGGGGAACAGCGGCGCGCCGCAGCCGTCGACGCCGGGATCCGCGATCCGCTCGCCGGTCAGCTCCTCGATCGTCGTCGCGACAGCCCGTTGCAGCGGGTGCTCCGGGTCGGAATACCCCGGCCGGTCCCAGCCCGCTTCGACGCAGGTCACGAGCATCGCGGCGTGTTTGCCGGAGCAGTTCATCGCCGCTCGGCGGGCCTTGGTCCCGCCCACCATCGGAACGGCTTCGGGACAGCGCAAATCGCCTTCCCCCAGCCCGAACCGGTCGAGCAGGTCCAGCACGCCGCGCACGTGGCGCGGCTCGCCGCTGTGGGACGCGCACGCCAGCGCCAGGTCCTCACCGTCGAGGCCGAGGCCGTGCCGCAGCATTGCCAGCGCCTGCAGCGGTTTGCTCGACGAGCGCGGGTAGATCGGGCTGGTCACGTCGCCCGCGGACAGGACAGGGCGGCCGTCCGGGGCGAGGACCACGAGCGCGCCGCGGTGCACGCTTTCGACGAAGCCGGAGCGGACGACCTCCACGAGCACCGGGTTGCTCACTCCGGGCCCTTCCGCCCCCGCTCGGTGTCCAGCAGTTCGTCCACCGAGGCCTTCCCCTCGGCATACCGCGCGGCGATCTCCGCGTTGATCGTGTCGACCACGGCCTGCACCTCGCGCCTTCGCGTCGACACCGAGATCTCTTCGTCGGTGTAGGTGCGCAGTGCCTCGGCGAGCTTGTCGTCGGTCAGCGCGCCGACGTCGGTGAGGTCCGAGTTGCCGACGAGCGCTTCGGCCTGGCGGCGGTGCTCACCCGCGCGCGACGGTTCGAGCTGCTGGTGGCGGCCAGAGCTGCCGAGCGCGGCGTCGGACAGGATGCTGGCCAGCTGGTCGACGATGCTTTCGCCGCCCGAGCTGCGGCGCTGCTGCTCGGCGCGCACGATGTCGATTCTGGCGTGCAGGAGTCTGCGCAGGTAGGAAAGGTCGGTTTCCTCCTGCGCCGCTTCGTCTCGACGCTCGCGCAGCACGGTCAGCGTCAACTCGCCGAGCTGGCGCACGTATCCCCCGTCGAGCACGCGGTCGATACGTCGGCGCCCACCGGGCCGGACTTCGATCACGCGCACATCCTTACCTATGTCGTCCTCGCACGCCAGCGTCAGCCGCGCAGCCGCTGGGCGGCCTCGCGGCCGGGGGCGACGTGCTCGCCCGGCATCGAGTCCGGGTCGATGGCGGCCTGGACCACGTGGTCCTCCTCGCCGACGAGCAGTTCGGCATCCACCGGGACGGACCGTTTGACCAGCGCGAGCGCCACCGGACCGAGTTCGTGGTGCTGCGCCACGCTGCCGACGCGGCCGACCACGCGCTCGCCGAGCCGCACCGGTTCGCCGGTCTCCGGTGCGATCTCGGGTGACCCGTCGAGGTGCAGGAGCACCATCTGCCGGGGCGGGCGGCCCACGTTGTGCACCTTCGCCACGGTTTCCTGGCCGCGGTAGCAGCCCTTCGCCACGTGCGCGGCGGAGCCGATCCAGTTGACCTCGTGCGGGATCGCGCGCTCGTCGGTGTCGACGCCGAGCCGCGGCCGGAGCGATTCCACGCGCAGCGCGTCGAAGGCCCAGGTGCCCGCGGGGCGCGCGCCCGCGTCGGTGATCCGCCGCCACCAGTCCGCCAGCTCCGCCCTCGGCACGAGCAAGTCCACACTGGACCGTCCCGGCCACGGCATGCGCCGCGCGATCCCGCCGGGGATCGCGGCGACCGCGTACGGCTCGGTGCCGACGTGGATGTCCAGTTTCGCGAGCAGCTCGTCGGCATCGGGGCCCAGCACGGTCAGCACCGCGTGATCGGCGCGCGCGATGTCCACTTTGGACCAGAACTTCATGGCTTCGAAGTAGTCGAGCAGAGTCTGCTTTTCGCCGCCCCTCGGCAGCGCGCTGGTGGCCACCGGGCCGGGGTCGGTGTCGAGCCACACCGTGCCGTCGAGGTGCGCCAGCACCATGTGGGTGTCGATGCGGCCCTGGCTGTCGAGTACCAGCGCCTCGGTGCCCATCCCGTCGGGAAGTTCCGTCATGTGCTGCGAAATCACCAGGTGCAGCCAGGAAAGCCGGTCGTCGCCGGTGACCGTCAGCACCTCGCGGTGCGAGCGGTCGACCACGGCGACGGTGCGCGTCGCGGTCCGCTGCTCGGCGAACGGGTCACCCCAGTGCCACGGCACACCTGGTTCGGCGTGACCGTCCGGCGGCGCGATCGATCCGTGTGCTTCGAGCAAGGGCGACTGGTAGGACATGGTGCCGACGGTACCCTTTTCGCATGCGCGTGCTCGTTTTCCTCGACGGAACCCTCGCCGACCCCGACGCGGCTCACATCCGCGTCGACGATTTGGGCCTGCTGCGGGGTGATGGCATTTTCGAGACGATCCTCGTCGCGGATGGCAAGCCCCGTGAGCTCGGCCCGCACCTCGACCGGCTGGCCAGGTCCGCGGCGAAGATGGACCTGCCGGAGCCGGACAGGGCGGCGTTCGAACGCGCGGCGGCCCTGGTGATCGGCAACTGGGGCGGCGGGGACGAGATCGCGCTCAAGCTCGTCTACACCAGGGGTGTCGAAGGCGATCCGGAGGCGAAGCCGACCGGGTTCGCGCTCGGCATGGAGATCGACCCGAAGGTGATCAAGGCGCGCGCCGAGGGCGTCGCCGCGATCACCCTCGACCGCGGTATCGACCCCGGGCTCGCCGAGCGCGCGCCGTGGCTGTTGCTCGGCGCGAAGTCGTTGTCGTACGGCATCAACATGGCGGCCATCCGCGAAGCGGCCCGCCGCGGCGCCGGTGACGTCGTGTTCACCGCCAGTGACGGCTCGGTGCTGGAAGGCCCCACGTCGACGGTCGTCGTCGCGAAGGACCGGACCTTGTACACGCCGCCAGCGAACATCGGCATCCTGCCCGGCACCACGCAGGCGGGCCTGTTCCGCGGCGCCGAAAAGGCGGGCTGGTCGGTGAAGGTCGAATCGCTGCGGGTGCCGGACCTGCTGGCGGCCGACGGGGTGTTCCTGGCGTCGTCGGTGCGGAAGGTGACCAGGCTGCACACGCTGGACGGGACCACGCTGCCGGACTCGTCGGCGGTGCACGCGGAGCTGGCCGCGGCCTACGAAGCCGAATACGCCTGACCCGGCCCGCTTCCCCGGCCGTACGAACTCAACCTTTCGTTCGCCTAGGGGAGCCCCTGATTTCAACGTTACCGCGAAGCACCGACATTTTCGGGCGCGGGAACGTCGCCCGCAGCGGGCGTTCGCGTGCCCCGAAAGTGGCTTTCGGGGAATCCAGCGCCCCGAACGTCACTTTCGGGGCATCGCTCGGACCTCTGAGGGGCATCCTTCGGGCGTATCGGCGCTCGGGATGTCGTGATCGGTCAGTCTTTGCCCAGCGGGCGGAACCGCACCGAGGTGCCGGGTCTCGCCTGCGCGAGTGCGGGGAGCGCCGCCGCACGCACCACGCCGATCACCGGGTAGCCGCCGGTGGTCGGGTGATCGGCGAGGAACACCACCGGCAGGCCGTCCGGCGGCACCTGCACCGCGCCGGTGACGAGCCCTTCGCTCGGCAACTCGACGTCGGCGAAGTCCGCCGCGCGGCGCAGCGGCGGGCCGTCGAGGCGGACGCCGACGCGGTTCGACTCGGGGGTGACGGTCCAGGCGCGCGCGAGTTGCGACGCGGGTTCGCCGAACCAGTCGTCACGGGGACCCAGCAGCACTTCGACGTCCAAAGTGGACGGTGCGGCTCCCGGGGGCAGCGCGTCTTCGCCGACGGGGATGCCGCCGGGGTCGCCGAGCCGCAGCGTTTCGCCCGCGGAAAGCGGCGGCTGGCCGATCCCGGACAGCACGTCGGTGGCCAGGCTGCCCAGCTCCGGCTCGCCGCGGATCCCGCCGGAAAGCGCCACGTAGCACCGCAAACCGGTCGCGGGCGTGCCCAGTTCCAGCACGTCGCCCTCGGCGAGGTGGACGGGCACGTGGCTGCCCCGCGCGCGCCCGGCCGCGGTGACCGCGACCGGGGGGCCGGTGACCGCGACAGTGCACGATCCCAGTGCGCGCAGCCGCAGCCCGCCCAGCACCGCTTCGATCCCGGCCGCGCCTTCCGGGTTGCCGGCCAGCCGGTTCGCCAGCCGCAGCGCGGGCGCGTCGAGCGCGCCGGACGGGGGCACGCCGAGGTGGGCGTTGCCCGGCCTGCCCAGGTCCTGCACGAGCGCGGACGGCCCGGTGGCGAGGATTTCGACGGCCCTCACGACACGCTCCGGAACCGCACCCGGTCACCGGGCGCCAGCAGCGCGGGCCGCTCGGCCTTCGGATCGAACAAGGGCGCGTCGACGTTGCCGATCAGCCGCCAACCCCCGGGCGACGAGCGCGGGTACACGCCGGTGAACTCGCCCGCGACCCCGAGCGAACCCGGCGGCACCCTGGTCCGCGGGGTCTCCAGCCTCGGCTGCCGCAGCGGCTCGGGAAGGCCCGTGAGGTACCCGAAACCGGGCGCGAAACCGGTGAACGCGACGGTGTATTCGGCTTCGGTGTGCAGCCGCACCACTTCGTCCGTGCCGATACCGGCGGTGCGGGCGACGAGTTCGAGGTCTTCGCCGTCGTAGCGCGCGTCGAGCACGATTTCGCGCGGCGCGCCCTCGGGCGGGTGCTGGAGATCGGCGCTTTCCACGAGCCGCCGCACCGGGTCCAGCGCGCCCGGTTCCGCCACGACCAGCACGCTGCGCGCACCGGGGACGATTTCGGTGATCCCGGGGGTTTCGGCCGCCGCGATCGTCGCGCGGACCGCCATCGCCTCGGTGAGCGAGGCGCACTCGACGAGCACGCCGTGCTCACCGCAGCGCCGCCAGCGCAAGGGGCTCAGCCCACGACGCGACGCAGCAGCGCCGACGCGTGCGGCTGCATCGGCTCGCCGACCATCGCGCGCTCCTCGACGTAGCCGAGGTCGCCGTTGACGAGGCCGTAGAGGCGCTGCGCGCCCGTCACGTCCTTCGCGGTCGCGGTGCGGACCACCGCGTCCGTGCCCAGCTCCCACGAGGTCTGGCTCTGCGGCTTGCCGTAGAACAGCTCGATGATGCCGCTGGAATGGGCCAGCAGCAGCTCGATCGTGTCGTCCTCCTGCGGCCGCCAGAACCCGGTCTCGCGCGCGGCGGGCCGGACGACGTTGCCCTCGTCGTCGAGCAGCCACGACCGTGCCTCGTGGTAGAGGAACGGCCTGCCGTCGTGCGCGATGGTGAGCTGCTGCGCGAACTTCCGCGGGCCGTCGATCGTGGGGTAGTTGATCTCGCCCTCGCCGCGCCACACCCCGACGAGCGGGAGCAGCGCGAGGCACGCGTCGTGCAGGTTCGGGCCTTCGCGAAGGTTCGCGGTGTCCGCCGGGATCGGCAGGTCAGGTAGGACGCCGTACGGAGGCAGGTTCTTTTCGCGCGTGCTCTCGGCACGTCGCTCCGCGGCCTGGATGGCTTCGTCGCCGCTCGTCGTCATCGGTTCGCTCAGCGCTGGTCGGAGTACAGCCGGTAGACGACGTAGACCGCGAACCAGACCACGGCGATGCCCGCGAGCACCAGCAGGGTCGTAAACAGGATCTCCACGGGCCCGAGGATAGTCCGGTACCGCTCACCTGGCCTTCCGCAGGGTCGCTGCGGTGAGGGCCGTCACCACCGCGGTCACCGCACCGGCCACGACCAGGCCCCGGTGCAGGCCGGTGGTGAAGTCGGGCGCGGCGGCCACCAGCGAGCCCAGCAGCGCGACGCCGAGCGCGGTCCCGGTCTGGCGCGTGGCGTTGACCGTGGCCGAGGCCATGCCGCTGCGCTCCTTCGGCACCACGTGCATCGCCATCGTGTTGATCGGCAGGCCCGCGAGCATCAGCGCGCCCCCGAGCACGGCGAACAGGATCGCCACCACGAAGTACGGCGTGCCGGGGTTCAGCGCGGTGAGCGCCAGCAGGGTGGCGGCGAGCGCCGCGCAGCCGGTGAGCATCGGCACGCGGGGCCCGTACTTGGCGACCACCCTGCCGGTGACGTTCGCCGAGATGCTGCTGGCCAGCACGTACGGCAGGAACTGGAGCCCGGCCTCGGTCGGGCCCGCGCCGCGGGCGGACTGGAGGTAGAGCGAGAGCAGGAAGAAGCTGCCGAACGTGCCGAAGCCGACCGCGAACGAGCTGAGGTTGACCATGCCGAACTCGGGGCGGGCGAACAGCCGGATCGGCAGCATCGGCCGCGGCTTCCGCAGCTCGACCACGACGAAGGCACCGAGCGCCACGACCGCGGCGGTCAGCGCGATCAGCACCGCCGGAGCCGTCCAGCCGAGGTGGCCCGCTTCGATGCAGCCGAAGCTGAGCGCGCCGATCCAGCAGATCGCCAGTACCTGGCCGGCGGGATCGACCGAGGCGTGCTCCGGGTCGGCGGACTCGGTCAGCGCGCGCCTGCCGAGCGCGACCGCGACCGCGCCGAGCGGCAGGTTGATCAGGAACACGCTCTGCCAGCCGAAGTACTCGGTGAGCGGGCCACCGACGAGCGGCCCGGCGATGAACGCGAGCGACGCGACGGTGCTCCAAAGCCCGAACACCCGAGCCCGGCGGGCCGGTTCCGGGTAGGCGAGCGCGAGCAGCGCCATCGCGCCGGGCGTGATCACGGACCCGGCGGCGCCCTGCACCACGCGCGCGGCGATCAGCCAGCCCGCGTTCCCCGCGAACGCGCAGGCCGCCGACGCCAGGGTGAACACGACGAGCCCGAGCAGGAACACGCGCTTGCGGCCGTGGCGGTCCGCGAGCGCGCCCCCGGTGAGCATGCTCGCGGCGAGCGCGAGCACGTAGCCGTCGACGATCCACTGCAGCTGGGACAGGGGCGCGCCGAACGACCGCTGCATGCTCGGCAGCGCGATGGTCACGATGCTGACGTCGAGCAACGCCATGAACGTGCCGAGGAAGAGGGTGGTCAGCAGCGCGACCTCGCGCCGCTTCTCCGTAACGGTTTTCATTTGGGTCACCAGCACAGGTTGCGGTCTCAAGTCGGCTTGAGGTCAACTGGTGGCATGTGGCAGATCGGGGAAGCGGCCGCGAAGGTCGGGGTGGCGGTGTCGGCGCTGCGGTACTGGGACGAGCGCGGGCTCGTCCCGCCCGCCGAGCGCAAAGCGGGCGTGCGCTGGTACGGCGACGAGGAGATGCACCGCCTCGCCGCGGTGAAGTTGTTGCAGGACACCGGGATGATGAGCCTCGACGAGATCGCGGTGATCGTGGACGGCCGGTCGCGCGGTGACTGGCGGGCCGCGATGAAGTCGCGGCTCGAGGAGGTCAGGGCGCAGCAGGAGCGTCTCGCCGCGGCGCAGGGGTTTCTGGAGCACTTCCTGCGGTGCCCCAGCGACGAGCCGATCGTCCAGTGCCCGCGGATGCGCGACTACACCGACCGCGCGCTGCGCGGCGGCGCCGAGGCTGATCTCGCCGGGTAGCGCCCGTTCACAGCAGGCAGAACTCGTTCCCCTCCGGGTCGGCCATCCAGTAGTGGTCCGGCCTTCCCCGCGCTTCGTACCGCCGCACGATCGTCGCGCCCGCCGCGACGAGCCGTTCGGCCGCGCGTTCCGCTCGCGGCCACCTGACCTCCCACGGGACTCCCCGCCCGCCGCCCGCCTGCACATCGATGTGCACGCGGTTCTTCGCCGCCTTCCCTTCGGGCACCTTCAGGAACGAGATCGAGGGCGCGACGCCGTCCGGATCGGACAGGAAGGCGCCGTCGTCCCGCTCGGCCTCCGGCACGTCGTGGTGCGCGAACCAGGCTTCCCAGTTCGCGAACCCTTCCGGCGGCGGTCGTTCGATGTAGCCGAGCGCGAGCGCCCAGAACCGCGCCAGCTTCCCCGGCTCCGCGCAGTCCACCGTCAACGTCCAGTTCGTGGCCATTTCTTGCTCCTTCGGATCGAATGGAAGAACCGTACCGCCGGGGTCCGACAGTTCCGGTACGGAAGGTATTCGGCCGAATGGGCGTGCGGCGGTACGAGTTCGCACCACTCACGCCGTTCATAAGAGCTTAGTTTCCGCGAGAAGCGCTTCACGAGACGCCTAGATCGAAAGGCTCTACAGTGGCGAAAGAGCGCGAGAGATCTGTCGTGCTCTTTCGCAGGTGGTGCAGAAAAGAACCAGGGCTCCCGTTCCGGTGAAACGGTTGTGCCGCGCTCTCCCCGGACGGGTCGCTCGCTCTAGGTTGTGCCGTATGAAGGACACCGGACAGCAGGACTCCTCCGTGCGGGCGAGAGAGCTCGGGCACGCGCTGAAACTCGCCCGGCAGCGCGCGAACCTGACCGGGCGCGCGCTGAGCCAGAAACTGTCGTGGCCCCATGGCAAGCTCTCCTTCATCGAGAACGGAAGGAGGCCGATCACCGAGGCCGAGGTCGCGGCATGGCTGGCGAGCTGCGGGCCGCTGATTCCCGAGGAGTACGAACGGTTGCGCGCGATGGCGAAGGAACCGGACACCGGCTACCGCGCCTGCCCGCACGACTCGGAGCTGCCGGTCCGACTCCGCTCCCTGACCGTGCAGGAGAACGCGGCGCGCGAGGTCACCGCCTACGACCCGCTGGTCATCCCGGCTTCCTTGCAGACCGAGGACTACGTGCGGGCGCTGGTCGACTGGAGCGCGCGGTTGCCGCCGTCCCAACGGGAAATGCGGGTGCTCGCGAGCATGGAGCGCCAGGAGATGCTGTACGCGCGCGGTGGCCCGTCGCGGACGTTCTTCGTGCAGGAAAGCGCCTTGCGCATGAAGCTCGGCGACGCGAGGACCATGTACGAGCAGATCCTGTTCCTGGTGCTCGCGTCGTCCGAAGGGCTTTGCCCGGTGCGGGTGGTGCCCAACTCCGGCGGCCCGTTCCGCGCGCTGGGCGGCGGTTTCCGGTTGATGGACTTCGACGAG is part of the Amycolatopsis sp. CA-230715 genome and encodes:
- a CDS encoding VOC family protein codes for the protein MATNWTLTVDCAEPGKLARFWALALGYIERPPPEGFANWEAWFAHHDVPEAERDDGAFLSDPDGVAPSISFLKVPEGKAAKNRVHIDVQAGGGRGVPWEVRWPRAERAAERLVAAGATIVRRYEARGRPDHYWMADPEGNEFCLL
- a CDS encoding DHA2 family efflux MFS transporter permease subunit, coding for MKTVTEKRREVALLTTLFLGTFMALLDVSIVTIALPSMQRSFGAPLSQLQWIVDGYVLALAASMLTGGALADRHGRKRVFLLGLVVFTLASAACAFAGNAGWLIAARVVQGAAGSVITPGAMALLALAYPEPARRARVFGLWSTVASLAFIAGPLVGGPLTEYFGWQSVFLINLPLGAVAVALGRRALTESADPEHASVDPAGQVLAICWIGALSFGCIEAGHLGWTAPAVLIALTAAVVALGAFVVVELRKPRPMLPIRLFARPEFGMVNLSSFAVGFGTFGSFFLLSLYLQSARGAGPTEAGLQFLPYVLASSISANVTGRVVAKYGPRVPMLTGCAALAATLLALTALNPGTPYFVVAILFAVLGGALMLAGLPINTMAMHVVPKERSGMASATVNATRQTGTALGVALLGSLVAAAPDFTTGLHRGLVVAGAVTAVVTALTAATLRKAR
- a CDS encoding helix-turn-helix domain-containing protein; its protein translation is MKDTGQQDSSVRARELGHALKLARQRANLTGRALSQKLSWPHGKLSFIENGRRPITEAEVAAWLASCGPLIPEEYERLRAMAKEPDTGYRACPHDSELPVRLRSLTVQENAAREVTAYDPLVIPASLQTEDYVRALVDWSARLPPSQREMRVLASMERQEMLYARGGPSRTFFVQESALRMKLGDARTMYEQILFLVLASSEGLCPVRVVPNSGGPFRALGGGFRLMDFDECPTVAYAEGSSAGVFLERPADIVRYRGYFSRLENAALNRDESRAWLLDLAGSYERAANAN
- a CDS encoding MerR family transcriptional regulator, whose product is MWQIGEAAAKVGVAVSALRYWDERGLVPPAERKAGVRWYGDEEMHRLAAVKLLQDTGMMSLDEIAVIVDGRSRGDWRAAMKSRLEEVRAQQERLAAAQGFLEHFLRCPSDEPIVQCPRMRDYTDRALRGGAEADLAG